Proteins from a single region of Primulina tabacum isolate GXHZ01 chromosome 5, ASM2559414v2, whole genome shotgun sequence:
- the LOC142545088 gene encoding agamous-like MADS-box protein AGL61 — MSTENKVVVKDSENPRKRKERRAGIQLIEDRGELNTTFTKRRQGLFKKIMTFCEKFDAQVGIIAFSRSGNLYLHGDPEFDTLLKRYLADPSSSVAMEGAITLFDGSGIPETPALTDVENRIDETLGKGRPAWDMILEDLEFNQLEEIEKAVKLRKTKIAARDD; from the coding sequence ATGAGCACAGAAAATAAAGTAGTAGTAAAAGACAGCGAAAACCCAAGGAAACGAAAAGAAAGAAGGGCGGGGATCCAGCTGATCGAGGACAGAGGTGAACTGAACACAACCTTCACAAAACGGCGGCAAGGCCTCTTCAAGAAGATTATGACATTCTGCGAGAAATTCGACGCCCAGGTAGGGATCATTGCTTTCTCCAGATCCGGAAACCTCTATCTCCATGGTGATCCTGAATTCGACACGCTTTTGAAGCGCTACCTTGCCGATCCTTCTTCTTCTGTGGCCATGGAGGGTGCGATAACCCTGTTTGATGGATCGGGGATCCCCGAGACACCCGCGCTGACAGACGTGGAGAATAGAATCGACGAGACGTTGGGGAAGGGGCGACCCGCATGGGACATGATTCTGGAGGACCTAGAGTTTAATCAACTCGAAGAAATTGAAAAGGCTGTCAAACTTAGGAAAACCAAGATTGCGGCGCGTGATGACTAG
- the LOC142545090 gene encoding uncharacterized protein LOC142545090 produces the protein MNLMVWNCQGAASKELNRVLKDLIKKFNPSVLGLLEPRVSGSHADDICNKMGYDNWLRVEAVGFSGAIWIFWKDELGLKIIYSHPQFVLVRVDTGTSIPWFLSIVYGSPNATLRKRLWNDLTKEKLNIEGPWVSLGDFNSVITEHEISTTGGVAYCRSAGFADWMFNQGLLDLGFTGSRFTWKRGNNSNTFKGARLDRGVCTIEWREMFPEAQAAWLTHSDFQNVIQHEWQDQRMLKDNVISLTNVLTEWNSATFGNIHKRKRELIARIDGVQRILGHQPRHRLLKLDAKLRRELDKVLEQEELLWYQKSREDWIVSGDRNTKFYHASTMVRRSRNKIEALKEENGNWITEEDRLKHKVQDYYTSLFGPNPIHESKDLGRGWFPRLPEAHSQALNASFVPEEIKRALFGMSPFKAPGPDGIPAGFYQKTWQIVGNSICEFALHYFEFGKMPVGTNDTLISLIPKVPNPEFITQFRPISVCNVRYKILTKTMTNRLKLVMADLVGPFQSSFVPGRQITDNIMVYQEALHTMRKKTGGKGYMAIKIDLEKAYDRLSWDFIRETLTEVGLNRVWVRNIMNCIESPRLSILWNGDQMEWINPSRGIRQGDSISPYIFVLCIERLSHIICQAVSNGSWKPIRLSRNGPPISHLLFADDMVLYAEASIELLNIILECLNSFCSCSGQKVNFHKSQIFVSKNVDDMVANSLSTASGIPLTDDLGKYLGVSSIHGRANNNLYKQVLDRIKSRLEGWKTKYLSFAGRKVLVQPVLNAIPLYTMQTSLLPMGICSEIEKTIRNFLWGRQYGERKCHLVKWEVVTKPKSMGGLGIRRMQQMNLAFMTKLGWRLMNDKNSLWAQVLKEKYMHKTNISKGIQAKQGASKTWQDISKAMQTLEQGKRSVVRNGKSTSFWMDKWLENEPLNSYLLKDIEAKERNKSVFDYWIRGEGWNWGDLGGKIPTHVEDKLAACILSEEEDAGDRICWGLTSSGNFSISSAYELIMGIQNHTTDNLWGMIWKLEVPYRIRAFLWLVRHEKIMSNVERVKRGFTTSGMCVMCQNDMEDVDHIFRKCEKAREIWRCFMSTNAFQNILKLSFDEWFRANLGQERQNMDTRNWNVLFAITLWWLWKWRNDLVFNNKRLDVHLKVKQLKNQLNEIKSAFSSSRVMPSHTQRYANYIVRWIPPPEGWCSLEVDGSCKQSIRKAGGGGLLRNEYGDWMIGFMHNIGWCSIEEAKLWAAYKGLQMAWEAGQRKIMLGIDSIEVIK, from the exons ATGAACTTGATGGTGTGGAATTGCCAGGGTGCGGCTTCTAAAGAATTGAACCGCGTCCTCAAagatttaattaagaaattcaATCCAAGTGTTCTTGGCTTACTTGAACCACGTGTTTCAGGATCTCATGCCGATGATATCTGCAACAAGATGGGTTATGATAATTGGTTAAGAGTTGAAGCGGTGGGTTTTAGTGGGGCCATATGGATCTTTTGGAAAGATGAGTTGGGATTAAAGATCATTTACTCCCACCCACAGTTTGTTCTGGTAAGGGTAGATACTGGAACTTCGATACCTTGGTTCCTTTCTATTGTTTATGGGAGCCCCAACGCCACGCTTAGAAAGAGGCTCTGGAACGATCTGACAAAAGAGAAACTTAACATAGAGGGACCCTGGGTGTCCTTAGGTGATTTTAACTCGGTAATCACTGAGCATGAAATTAGCACAACTGGAGGGGTGGCCTACTGCAGAAGCGCGGGCTTTGCTGACTGGATGTTTAACCAAGGACTTCTAGACCTTGGATTCACTGGTTCAAGATTCACGTGGAAGAGAGGAAATAATAGTAATACCTTCAAAGGAGCTCGCCTGGACAGAGGTGTATGCACCATAGAGTGGAGAGAAATGTTCCCAGAGGCTCAG GCTGCCTGGCTTACCCATAGCGATTTTCAGAATGTGATCCAGCACGAATGGCAAGACCAGCGGATGCTAAAAGACAATGTTATTTCTTTGACCAATGTCCTGACAGAATGGAACTCTGCAACTTTTGGAAATATCCACAAACGGAAGAGGGAACTAATAGCAAGGATCGATGGAGTGCAAAGAATTCTGGGGCACCAACCTAGACATAGACTCCTCAAACTGGATGCTAAACTTCGAAGAGAGCTTGATAAAGTACTAGAACAAGAAGAGCTACTGTGGTACCAAAAGTCTAGGGAGGATTGGATAGTCTCTGGTGATAGAAATACCAAATTCTATCATGCCTCTACCATGGTTCGAAGAAGCAGAAATAAGATTGAGGCACTCAAGGAGGAAAATGGTAACTGGATCACTGAGGAGGATCGCCTTAAACACAAGGTTCAAGATTACTACACATCTCTCTTCGGCCCAAATCCTATCCACGAATCTAAGGACTTAGGGAGAGGATGGTTTCCAAGGCTACCAGAAGCCCACTCCCAAGCCTTAAATGCTTCATTCGTACCAGAAGAAATAAAGAGGGCTCTTTTTGGCATGTCACCCTTTAAGGCCCCTGGCCCAGATGGCATACCTGCTGGTTTTTATCAGAAAACGTGGCAAATAGTTGGTAATTCCATTTGCGAGTTTGCTCTTCATTACTTCGAATTCGGAAAGATGCCGGTGGGTACCAATGATACCCTTATATCATTGATACCTAAAGTTCCTAATCCAGAGTTTATTACACAGTTCAGGCCGATCAGTGTATGCAACGTGAGGTATAAGATTCTCACCAAAACCATGACCAACCGCCTTAAGCTTGTCATGGCTGACCTCGTGGGGCCTTTCCAAAGTAGCTTTGTCCCGGGACGTCAAATAACTGATAACATTATGGTGTATCAAGAGGCCCTTCATACTATGCGTAAGAAAACCGGAGGAAAGGGATACATGGCCATCAAAATAGATCTTGAAAAAGCCTATGACCGACTTTCATGGGACTTTATTCGGGAAACTCTCACTGAAGTTGGCCTCAATAGAGTTTGGGTCAGAAATATCATGAACTGTATTGAATCTCCCAGGCTCTCGATTTTGTGGAATGGGGACCAGATGGAGTGGATCAATCCGAGCAGAGGAATTAGACAGGGAGACTCAATATCCCCATACATATTTGTTCTCTGTATTGAAAGACTAAGTCACATCATCTGTCAAGCAGTCAGTAATGGTTCCTGGAAGCCTATCCGACTTTCCCGGAATGGCCCTCCCATTTCTCATCTGCTCTTTGCCGACGACATGGTCCTTTATGCAGAGGCTTCCATCGAACTACTCAACATTATCCTTGAGTGCTTGAATAGCTTTTGTTCATGTTCTGGCCAAAAAGTTAACTTCCACAaatcacaaatttttgtctCTAAAAATGTGGATGATATGGTGGCTAACAGTCTGTCTACTGCCTCGGGGATCCCCTTAACTGATGATCTTGGTAAATACCTCGGAGTGTCGTCCATACATGGGAGAGCCAATAATAATCTATACAAGCAGGTGTTAGATAGAATTAAGTCAAGACTTGAGGGGTGGAAAACCAAGTATCTGAGCTTTGCAGGACGGAAAGTTTTGGTACAGCCTGTGCTCAATGCGATTCCTCTTTATACTATGCAAACAAGCCTCTTACCCATGGGAATATGCTCTGAGATTGAGAAAACAATTCGGAACTTCCTTTGGGGACGTCAATATGGGGAACGTAAATGCCATTTGGTTAAATGGGAAGTGGTTACTAAACCCAAATCTATGGGAGGCCTTGGGATTAGGAGGATGCAACAAATGAACTTAGCCTTCATGACCAAACTGGGCTGGAGACTAATGAACGACAAAAATAGCCTCTGGGCTCAAGTGCTGAAAGAGAAATACATGCACAAGACCAATATCAGTAAAGGTATTCAAGCTAAACAAGGAGCTTCCAAGACTTGGCAAGATATTTCCAAGGCCATGCAAACACTAGAACAAGGGAAGAGAAGTGTAGTGAGGAACGGTAAATCTACAAGTTTTTGGATGGATAAATGGCTGGAAAATGAACCACTAAATTCGTATCTTCTCAAGGATATTGAAGCAAAGGAGAGGAATAAATCCGTGTTTGATTATTGGATTAGAGGAGAGGGATGGAATTGGGGAGATTTAGGTGGGAAGATTCCCACTCATGTGGAAGATAAGCTGGCTGCGTGTATACTGAGCGAAGAAGAGGATGCTGGTGACCGCATCTGTTGGGGCTTAACCAGCAGCGGCAATTTCTCGATTAGTTCAGCCTATGAGCTGATAATGGGCATACAAAATCACACTACTGATAACTTATGGGGAATGATTTGGAAATTGGAGGTCCCTTACCGTATAAGAGCCTTTCTTTGGCTAGTAAGACATGAAAAGATTATGAGCAATGTGGAAAGAGTTAAAAGAGGGTTTACCACCAGTGGTATGTGTGTTATGTGTCAGAATGATATGGAAGACGTGGATCACATTTTTCGGAAATGTGAAAAAGCTCGGGAAATATGGAGATGTTTCATGTCGACTAATGCGTTCCAAAATATTCTGAAGCTAAGCTTCGACGAATGGTTTAGGGCGAACTTGGGCCAGGAAAGACAGAACATGGACACAAGGAATTGGAATGTTCTATTTGCCATTACTCTTTGGTGGCTCTGGAAATGGCGAAATGATCTCGTTTTCAATAACAAGAGACTAGATGTGCATCTTAAAGTGAAGCAGCTAAAGAACCAACTCAACGAAATTAAATCAGCTTTCAGTTCTTCAAGGGTTATGCCAAGTCACACCCAGAGATATGCCAATTACATAGTTAGGTGGATACCTCCTCCGGAAGGGTGGTGCTCACTCGAGGTTGATGGGAGCTGCAAGCAGTCTATTCGGAAGGCTGGTGGGGGCGGATTACTGCGAAACGAATATGGTGATTGGATGATTGGCTTCATGCACAACATAGGGTGGTGCTCGATCGAGGAAGCAAAGCTGTGGGCCGCCTACAAAGGGTTGCAAATGGCATGGGAAGCAGGTCAAAGGAAGATCATGCTGGGGATTGACTCAATAGAAGTGATCAAATGA